The Homo sapiens chromosome 5, GRCh38.p14 Primary Assembly genome includes a window with the following:
- the POC5 gene encoding centrosomal protein POC5 isoform X6, protein MDFFSSHLLADSSSPATNSSHTDAHEILVSDFLVSDENLQKMENVLDLWSSGLKTNIISELSKWRLNFIDWHRMEMRKEKEKHAAHLKQLCNQINELKELQKTFEISIGRKDEVISSLSHAIGKQKEKIELMRTFFHWRIGHVRARQDVYEGKLADQYYQRTLLKKVWKVWRSVVQKQWKDVVERACQARAEEVCIQISNDYEAKVAMLSGALENAKAEIQRMQHEKEHFEDSMKKAFMRGVCALNLEAMTIFQNRNDAGQARSLTPVIPALWEAEVSGSRGQEIETILANMVKSRLY, encoded by the exons ATGGATTTTTTCAGTTCACATCTTTTAGCTGACTCTTCCTCACCAGCAACAAATTCTAGTCATACAGATGCCCATGAAATACTTGTGAGCGATTTTCTTGTTTCTGATGAAAACCTTCAGAAGATGGAAAATGTGCTTGATCTTTGGAGTTCAGGTCTTAAG ACAAACATCATATCTGAACTAAGTAAATGGAGACTTAATTTTATTGACTGGCACCgaatggaaatgagaaaagagaaagaaaaacatgcagCACATTTAAAACAACTGTGTAATCAGATCAATGAATTGAAGGAGCTGCAAAAAACCTTTGAAATCTCCATTGGGAGAAAAGATGAG GTGATTTCTAGCTTGTCTCATGCCATAggcaagcaaaaggaaaagataGAGTTGATGAGAACATTCTTCCACTGGCGAATCGGCCATGTCAGAGCCAGACAGGAT gtTTATGAAGGTAAACTAGCTGACCAGTACTACCAGAGAACTTTACTGAAGAAAGTCTGGAAAGTCTGGCGTTCCGTAGTGCAAAAGCAGTGGAAAGATGTGGTAGAAAGAGCTTGTCAAGCAAGAGCTGAAGAAGTTTGTATCCAGATTTCCAATGATTATGAAGCCAAAGTTGCTATG TTATCTGGAGCTTTGGAAAATGCAAAAGCTGAGATTCAAAGAATGCAACATGAAAAAGAGCACTTTGAAGATTCCATGAAAAAAGCTTTCATGAGGGGTGTATGTGCATTAAATCTTGAAGCCATGActatatttcaaaacagaaatgaTGCAG gccaggcgcggtcgctcacacctgtaatcccagcactttgggaggccgaggtgagtggatcacgaggtcaggagatcgagacgatcctggctaacatggtgaaatcccgtctctactaa
- the POC5 gene encoding centrosomal protein POC5 isoform X5 gives MSSDEEKYSLPVVQNDSSRGSSVSSNLQEEYEELLHYAIVTPNIEPCASQSSHPKGELVPDVRISTIHDILHSQGNNSEVRETAIEVGKGCDFHISSHSKTDESSPVLSPRKPSHPVMDFFSSHLLADSSSPATNSSHTDAHEILVSDFLVSDENLQKMENVLDLWSSGLKTNIISELSKWRLNFIDWHRMEMRKEKEKHAAHLKQLCNQINELKELQKTFEISIGRKDEVISSLSHAIGKQKEKIELMRTFFHWRIGHVRARQDVYEGKLADQYYQRTLLKKVWKVWRSVVQKQWKDVVERACQARAEEVCIQISNDYEAKVAMLSGALENAKAEIQRMQHEKEHFEDSMKKAFMRGVCALNLEAMTIFQNRNDAGQARSLTPVIPALWEAEVSGSRGQEIETILANMVKSRLY, from the exons GAAGAATATGAAGAACTGCTTCATTATGCTATAGTGACTCCAAATATTGAACCCTGTGCTTCACAGTCATCTCATCCTAAGGGAGAATTGGTGCCAGATGTCAGAATTTCTACAATTCATGATATTCTTCATAGTCaag GAAATAACTCTGAAGTAAGAGAAACTGCAATAGAAGTTGGAAAAGGATGTGATTTCCATATTTCAAGTCATTCAAAGACAGATG AGTCATCACCAGTGTTATCGCCAAGGAAGCCTTCTCACCCAGTCATGGATTTTTTCAGTTCACATCTTTTAGCTGACTCTTCCTCACCAGCAACAAATTCTAGTCATACAGATGCCCATGAAATACTTGTGAGCGATTTTCTTGTTTCTGATGAAAACCTTCAGAAGATGGAAAATGTGCTTGATCTTTGGAGTTCAGGTCTTAAG ACAAACATCATATCTGAACTAAGTAAATGGAGACTTAATTTTATTGACTGGCACCgaatggaaatgagaaaagagaaagaaaaacatgcagCACATTTAAAACAACTGTGTAATCAGATCAATGAATTGAAGGAGCTGCAAAAAACCTTTGAAATCTCCATTGGGAGAAAAGATGAG GTGATTTCTAGCTTGTCTCATGCCATAggcaagcaaaaggaaaagataGAGTTGATGAGAACATTCTTCCACTGGCGAATCGGCCATGTCAGAGCCAGACAGGAT gtTTATGAAGGTAAACTAGCTGACCAGTACTACCAGAGAACTTTACTGAAGAAAGTCTGGAAAGTCTGGCGTTCCGTAGTGCAAAAGCAGTGGAAAGATGTGGTAGAAAGAGCTTGTCAAGCAAGAGCTGAAGAAGTTTGTATCCAGATTTCCAATGATTATGAAGCCAAAGTTGCTATG TTATCTGGAGCTTTGGAAAATGCAAAAGCTGAGATTCAAAGAATGCAACATGAAAAAGAGCACTTTGAAGATTCCATGAAAAAAGCTTTCATGAGGGGTGTATGTGCATTAAATCTTGAAGCCATGActatatttcaaaacagaaatgaTGCAG gccaggcgcggtcgctcacacctgtaatcccagcactttgggaggccgaggtgagtggatcacgaggtcaggagatcgagacgatcctggctaacatggtgaaatcccgtctctactaa